One window from the genome of Paramormyrops kingsleyae isolate MSU_618 chromosome 3, PKINGS_0.4, whole genome shotgun sequence encodes:
- the LOC111844331 gene encoding glutamate receptor-interacting protein 1-like isoform X6: MPGWKKNMPACFQADDETDEGPYSKSSHRQVDGSLSLRRQSIPEELRGTSLVELLKKEGCTLGLTVSGGVDKDGRPRVSNLRQGGIAARSDQLCIGDYIKSVNGINLAKFRHDEIISLLKNVGERVVLEVEYELPPASVQGSGVMFKNVEVTLHKEGNTFGFVVRGGTHEDRSKSRPVVITNIRPGGPADREGTVRPGDRLLSVDGIRLQGCSHAEALSILKQCGQEATLLVEYDVSVMDSIASASGPLLVEVAKPAGSSLGVALSTSMYCNKQVIVIDKVKPASIADRCGALHAGDHILSVDGTSMEYCSLPEATQLLANACENVKMEILPHHQTPMALKTTEHVKVQRSARPLPWDTCPSSNGHTLPPHYNTYHPDQSRTQASKHHKSSNNPSLSSTFSPSSMSAYSLSSLSLGTLPRSMPPNSPRTNTMRRKLHRKDHKSSLSLASSTLGLSGQVVHTETTEVTLVSDSIMGFGIQLQGGVFATESMSSPPLIAYLDPDSPAERSGILQIGDRVLAVNGVPTEDSSLEETNQMLRNSAVGSRVTLEIEFDVAESVIPSSGTFHVKLPKKPGVELGITISAPSSRRPGDVLIISDIKKGSMAHRTGTLEVGDKLLSIDNIRLETCSMEDAVQILQRCEEVVKLKIRKDEDNSDEQENSGTIIYTVELKRYGGPLGITISGTEEPFDPIIISSLTKGGLAERTGAIHVGDRILAINSRSLKGKPLSEAIHLLQAAGESVTLRIKKQGELPSPKQQQGLNKLSSDMEDDVQVMGNLGKLSDSYSATLPSVDSAVESWDSSTIDTAISGQGEDCASGSSLHSPEGRNTHTLSSMSPVSSQKERPLQDLGQSFDKWEHITIGRAATLPSGRSSDSRFSMSHERTVPDQEESFWSQALEDLETCGQSGILRELEDKPDRLLDKRNLSILASMAGSTLSLNEGPPPRSHLGRQASLQERSPNRAQYGQYTHYNQGSRSHTLPTHPGHKPFSMRKTKQDVNDVSPMPVELHKVTLYKEAGAEDFGFSVSDGILEKGVYVSNIRPSGPAHLGGLKAYDRLLQVNHVRTRDFDCCLVSPLIAESDDKLELVISRNLRASPSCTELNQATEGLLDWTEPVQNHRATEIEARDTSQTL, translated from the exons ATGAGGGGCCGTACTCAAAGTCCTCCCACAGACAGGTGGACGGATCATTGTCCCTGCGAAGGCAGAGCATCCCAG AGGAGCTCAGGGGCACCAGCCTCGTGGAGCTGCTGAAGAAGGAGGGCTGTACACTGGGCCTGACCGTGTCCGGCGGCGTGGACAAGGACGGCCGACCCCGTGTCTCCAACCTGCGGCAGGGAGGCATCGCCGCTCG GAGCGACCAGCTCTGCATCGGCGACTATATCAAATCGGTCAACGGGATCAATTTGGCGAAGTTCCGCCACGATGAGATCATCAGTCTGCTGAAGAACGTGGGGGAACGGGTGGTGCTGGAGGTGGAGTACGAGTTGCCCCCCGCCT CTGTGCAGGGCTCGGGGgtgatgtttaaaaatgtcGAGGTCACGCTGCACAAGGAGGGAAACACGTTCGGCTTCGTCGTCAGAG GGGGCACCCATGAGGATAGGAGCAAATCTCGGCCTGTCGTCATAACGAACATCAGGCCAGGTGGCCCGGCTGACAG GGAAGGCACCGTCAGGCCTGGGGACCGGCTGCTGAGCGTCGACGGTATCCGCCTGCAGGGCTGCTCGCATGCCGAGGCCCTGAGCATCCTGAAGCAATGTGGCCAGGAAGCCACGCTGCTTGTGGAGTACGACGTCTCTGTCATGG ACTCGATAGCCTCCGCCTCCGGCCCGCTGCTTGTGGAGGTGGCCAAACCGGCGGGATCTAGCCTGGGGGTAGCGCTGTCTACCTCGATGTACTGCAACAAGCAGGTGATCGTCATTGACAAGGTGAAGCCCGCCAGCATCGCGGACAG GTGCGGGGCGTTGCATGCTGGGGACCACATCCTGTCTGTCGACGGCACCAGCATGGAGTACTGCTCCCTGCCAGAGGCCACCCAGCTACTGGCAAATGCCTGCGAGAACGTCAAGATGGAGATTCTGCCTCATCACCAGACCCCGATGGCTCTCAAGACCACGGAGCATG TCAAGGTACAGAGGAGTGCCCGTCCCCTTCCCTGGGACACCTGCCCCAGCAGCAACGGGCACACCTTGCCCCCACACTACAACACCTACCACCCTGACCAGTCAAGAACCCAGGCCTCGAAACACCACAAGTCCTCCAACAACCCGT ccctgagcTCCACCTTCTCGCCATCCTCCATGAGCGCCTACAGCCTGAGCTCCCTGAGTCTGGGAACCCTTCCCCGCTCCATGCCTCCCAACAGCCCCCGAACCAACACCATGCGGCGCAAGCTGCACAGGAAGGACCACAAGAGCTCCC TGTCTCTGGCTTCCAGCACGCTGGGTCTGTCTGGTCAGGTGGTCCACACCGAAACTACGGAGGTCACCTTGGTCAGCGATTCAATCATGGGCTTTGGGATTCAGCTGCAGGGGGGTGTTTTTGCCACAGAATCCATGTCCTCCCCACCCTTAATCGCCTACCTGGACCCAGACAGCCCTGCGGAGAG GAGTGGAATCCTGCAAATCGGCGACCGCGTGCTGGCAGTGAACGGCGTCCCCACGGAGGACAGCTCCCTGGAGGAGACCAATCAGATGCTGCGTAACTCTGCCGTCGGCAGCAGGGTCACCCTGGAGATCGAGTTTGACGTGGCAG AGTCTGTCATCCCCAGCAGCGGCACCTTCCATGTCAAGCTTCCCAAGAAGCCCGGGGTGGAGCTGGGGATCACCATCAGTG CTCCGTCCAGCAGGAGGCCTGGTGATGTTCTCATCATCTCTGACATCAAGAAGGGCAGcatggctcacag gacGGGCACCCTAGAGGTGGGAGACAAGCTGCTGTCCATCGATAACATCCGCCTGGAGACCTGCTCCATGGAGGATGCCGTGCAGATCCTGCAGCGCTGTGAGGAGGTGGTCAAACTCAAGATTCGCAAGGATGAGGACAACTCAG ATGAGCAGGAGAACTCAGGCACCATCATCTACACCGTGGAGCTTAAGCGCTACGGCGGTCCCCTGGGCATCACCATCTCGGGCACCGAGGAGCCTTTTGACCCCATCATCATCTCCAGCCTGACCAAGGGTGGCCTGGCGGAGAG GACCGGCGCCATCCACGTGGGAGACCGTATCCTCGCTATCAACAGCCGCAGCCTGAAGGGCAAGCCTTTGAGCGAGGCCATCCACCTGCTGCAGGCCGCTGGGGAGTCCGTCACGCTGCGGATCAAGAAGCAAGGCGAGC TGCCCAGTCCCAAGCAGCAGCAGGGCTTGAACAAGCTTTCCAGCGACATGGAGGACGACGTGCAGGTTATGGGAAACCTGGGTAAGCTGTCCGACAGCTACTCTGCCACCCTCCCCAGCGTGGACAGCGCCGTGGAGTCCTGGGACAGCTCCACCATCGACACTGCCATCAGCGGACAGGGTGAAGACTGTG CCTCCGGATCCAGCCTCCACAGCCCCGAAGGAAGGAACACCCACACGCTGAGCAGCATGTCACCAGTGAGCAGTCAAAaagagcgccccctacaggaccTCGGGCAGAGCTTCGATAAATGGGAGCACATTACCATTGGCAG GGCCGCCACGCTGCCCTCCGGCCGTTCCTCTGACAGCAG GTTCAGCATGAGCCATGAGCGGACAGTGCCCGATCAGGAGGAGAGCTTCTGGTCACAGGCCCTGGAAGACCTAGAAACATGTGGGCAGTCAGGCATCTTGCGGGAGCTGGAG GACAAACCAGACAGGCTTCTGGATAAGAGAAACCTGAGCATATTG gccAGCATGGCAGGCAGCACCCTCAGCCTGAACGAGGGCCCTCCCCCACGTAGCCACCTGGGGCGCCAGGCCAGCCTACAGGAGCGCAGCCCCAACCGGGCCCAGTACGGCCAGTATACCCACTACAACCAGGGTAGCCGTAGCCACACGCTACCCACCCACCCTGGCCACAAACCCTTTAGCATGAGGAAGACGAAACAGGATGTGAACGACGTGTCTCCCATGCCAGTAGAACTGCATAAG GTGACTCTCTACAAGGAGGCGGGTGCTGAGGACTTTGGCTTCAGCGTATCTGACGGTATCCTAGAAAAGGGCGTCTATGTCAGCAACATCCGGCCGAGTGGCCCCGCCCACCTGGGCGGGCTGAAGGCCTACGACCGGCTGCTTCAG GTCAACCACGTCCGAACGAGAGACTTTGACTGCTGCCTCGTGTCTCCTTTGATCGCCGAGTCGGACGACAAACTGGAACTGGTCATCAGTAGGAACCTACGGGCCTCGCCGTCCTGTACGGAACTTAACCAGGCAACGGAAGGGCTACTGGACTGGACCGAGCCCGTGCAAAACCACCGGGCCACAGAAATCGAGGCCCGAGACACATCCCAGACATTATAG
- the LOC111844331 gene encoding glutamate receptor-interacting protein 1-like isoform X5, producing MIALSFKCRCQILRRVKKDEGPYSKSSHRQVDGSLSLRRQSIPEELRGTSLVELLKKEGCTLGLTVSGGVDKDGRPRVSNLRQGGIAARSDQLCIGDYIKSVNGINLAKFRHDEIISLLKNVGERVVLEVEYELPPASVQGSGVMFKNVEVTLHKEGNTFGFVVRGGTHEDRSKSRPVVITNIRPGGPADREGTVRPGDRLLSVDGIRLQGCSHAEALSILKQCGQEATLLVEYDVSVMDSIASASGPLLVEVAKPAGSSLGVALSTSMYCNKQVIVIDKVKPASIADRCGALHAGDHILSVDGTSMEYCSLPEATQLLANACENVKMEILPHHQTPMALKTTEHVKVQRSARPLPWDTCPSSNGHTLPPHYNTYHPDQSRTQASKHHKSSNNPSLSSTFSPSSMSAYSLSSLSLGTLPRSMPPNSPRTNTMRRKLHRKDHKSSLSLASSTLGLSGQVVHTETTEVTLVSDSIMGFGIQLQGGVFATESMSSPPLIAYLDPDSPAERSGILQIGDRVLAVNGVPTEDSSLEETNQMLRNSAVGSRVTLEIEFDVAESVIPSSGTFHVKLPKKPGVELGITISAPSSRRPGDVLIISDIKKGSMAHRTGTLEVGDKLLSIDNIRLETCSMEDAVQILQRCEEVVKLKIRKDEDNSDEQENSGTIIYTVELKRYGGPLGITISGTEEPFDPIIISSLTKGGLAERTGAIHVGDRILAINSRSLKGKPLSEAIHLLQAAGESVTLRIKKQGELPSPKQQQGLNKLSSDMEDDVQVMGNLGKLSDSYSATLPSVDSAVESWDSSTIDTAISGQGEDCASGSSLHSPEGRNTHTLSSMSPVSSQKERPLQDLGQSFDKWEHITIGRAATLPSGRSSDSRFSMSHERTVPDQEESFWSQALEDLETCGQSGILRELEDKPDRLLDKRNLSILASMAGSTLSLNEGPPPRSHLGRQASLQERSPNRAQYGQYTHYNQGSRSHTLPTHPGHKPFSMRKTKQDVNDVSPMPVELHKVTLYKEAGAEDFGFSVSDGILEKGVYVSNIRPSGPAHLGGLKAYDRLLQVNHVRTRDFDCCLVSPLIAESDDKLELVISRNLRASPSCTELNQATEGLLDWTEPVQNHRATEIEARDTSQTL from the exons ATGATAGCGCTGTCTTTTAAATGCCGCTGTCAGATACTGCGGAGAGTGAAAAAAG ATGAGGGGCCGTACTCAAAGTCCTCCCACAGACAGGTGGACGGATCATTGTCCCTGCGAAGGCAGAGCATCCCAG AGGAGCTCAGGGGCACCAGCCTCGTGGAGCTGCTGAAGAAGGAGGGCTGTACACTGGGCCTGACCGTGTCCGGCGGCGTGGACAAGGACGGCCGACCCCGTGTCTCCAACCTGCGGCAGGGAGGCATCGCCGCTCG GAGCGACCAGCTCTGCATCGGCGACTATATCAAATCGGTCAACGGGATCAATTTGGCGAAGTTCCGCCACGATGAGATCATCAGTCTGCTGAAGAACGTGGGGGAACGGGTGGTGCTGGAGGTGGAGTACGAGTTGCCCCCCGCCT CTGTGCAGGGCTCGGGGgtgatgtttaaaaatgtcGAGGTCACGCTGCACAAGGAGGGAAACACGTTCGGCTTCGTCGTCAGAG GGGGCACCCATGAGGATAGGAGCAAATCTCGGCCTGTCGTCATAACGAACATCAGGCCAGGTGGCCCGGCTGACAG GGAAGGCACCGTCAGGCCTGGGGACCGGCTGCTGAGCGTCGACGGTATCCGCCTGCAGGGCTGCTCGCATGCCGAGGCCCTGAGCATCCTGAAGCAATGTGGCCAGGAAGCCACGCTGCTTGTGGAGTACGACGTCTCTGTCATGG ACTCGATAGCCTCCGCCTCCGGCCCGCTGCTTGTGGAGGTGGCCAAACCGGCGGGATCTAGCCTGGGGGTAGCGCTGTCTACCTCGATGTACTGCAACAAGCAGGTGATCGTCATTGACAAGGTGAAGCCCGCCAGCATCGCGGACAG GTGCGGGGCGTTGCATGCTGGGGACCACATCCTGTCTGTCGACGGCACCAGCATGGAGTACTGCTCCCTGCCAGAGGCCACCCAGCTACTGGCAAATGCCTGCGAGAACGTCAAGATGGAGATTCTGCCTCATCACCAGACCCCGATGGCTCTCAAGACCACGGAGCATG TCAAGGTACAGAGGAGTGCCCGTCCCCTTCCCTGGGACACCTGCCCCAGCAGCAACGGGCACACCTTGCCCCCACACTACAACACCTACCACCCTGACCAGTCAAGAACCCAGGCCTCGAAACACCACAAGTCCTCCAACAACCCGT ccctgagcTCCACCTTCTCGCCATCCTCCATGAGCGCCTACAGCCTGAGCTCCCTGAGTCTGGGAACCCTTCCCCGCTCCATGCCTCCCAACAGCCCCCGAACCAACACCATGCGGCGCAAGCTGCACAGGAAGGACCACAAGAGCTCCC TGTCTCTGGCTTCCAGCACGCTGGGTCTGTCTGGTCAGGTGGTCCACACCGAAACTACGGAGGTCACCTTGGTCAGCGATTCAATCATGGGCTTTGGGATTCAGCTGCAGGGGGGTGTTTTTGCCACAGAATCCATGTCCTCCCCACCCTTAATCGCCTACCTGGACCCAGACAGCCCTGCGGAGAG GAGTGGAATCCTGCAAATCGGCGACCGCGTGCTGGCAGTGAACGGCGTCCCCACGGAGGACAGCTCCCTGGAGGAGACCAATCAGATGCTGCGTAACTCTGCCGTCGGCAGCAGGGTCACCCTGGAGATCGAGTTTGACGTGGCAG AGTCTGTCATCCCCAGCAGCGGCACCTTCCATGTCAAGCTTCCCAAGAAGCCCGGGGTGGAGCTGGGGATCACCATCAGTG CTCCGTCCAGCAGGAGGCCTGGTGATGTTCTCATCATCTCTGACATCAAGAAGGGCAGcatggctcacag gacGGGCACCCTAGAGGTGGGAGACAAGCTGCTGTCCATCGATAACATCCGCCTGGAGACCTGCTCCATGGAGGATGCCGTGCAGATCCTGCAGCGCTGTGAGGAGGTGGTCAAACTCAAGATTCGCAAGGATGAGGACAACTCAG ATGAGCAGGAGAACTCAGGCACCATCATCTACACCGTGGAGCTTAAGCGCTACGGCGGTCCCCTGGGCATCACCATCTCGGGCACCGAGGAGCCTTTTGACCCCATCATCATCTCCAGCCTGACCAAGGGTGGCCTGGCGGAGAG GACCGGCGCCATCCACGTGGGAGACCGTATCCTCGCTATCAACAGCCGCAGCCTGAAGGGCAAGCCTTTGAGCGAGGCCATCCACCTGCTGCAGGCCGCTGGGGAGTCCGTCACGCTGCGGATCAAGAAGCAAGGCGAGC TGCCCAGTCCCAAGCAGCAGCAGGGCTTGAACAAGCTTTCCAGCGACATGGAGGACGACGTGCAGGTTATGGGAAACCTGGGTAAGCTGTCCGACAGCTACTCTGCCACCCTCCCCAGCGTGGACAGCGCCGTGGAGTCCTGGGACAGCTCCACCATCGACACTGCCATCAGCGGACAGGGTGAAGACTGTG CCTCCGGATCCAGCCTCCACAGCCCCGAAGGAAGGAACACCCACACGCTGAGCAGCATGTCACCAGTGAGCAGTCAAAaagagcgccccctacaggaccTCGGGCAGAGCTTCGATAAATGGGAGCACATTACCATTGGCAG GGCCGCCACGCTGCCCTCCGGCCGTTCCTCTGACAGCAG GTTCAGCATGAGCCATGAGCGGACAGTGCCCGATCAGGAGGAGAGCTTCTGGTCACAGGCCCTGGAAGACCTAGAAACATGTGGGCAGTCAGGCATCTTGCGGGAGCTGGAG GACAAACCAGACAGGCTTCTGGATAAGAGAAACCTGAGCATATTG gccAGCATGGCAGGCAGCACCCTCAGCCTGAACGAGGGCCCTCCCCCACGTAGCCACCTGGGGCGCCAGGCCAGCCTACAGGAGCGCAGCCCCAACCGGGCCCAGTACGGCCAGTATACCCACTACAACCAGGGTAGCCGTAGCCACACGCTACCCACCCACCCTGGCCACAAACCCTTTAGCATGAGGAAGACGAAACAGGATGTGAACGACGTGTCTCCCATGCCAGTAGAACTGCATAAG GTGACTCTCTACAAGGAGGCGGGTGCTGAGGACTTTGGCTTCAGCGTATCTGACGGTATCCTAGAAAAGGGCGTCTATGTCAGCAACATCCGGCCGAGTGGCCCCGCCCACCTGGGCGGGCTGAAGGCCTACGACCGGCTGCTTCAG GTCAACCACGTCCGAACGAGAGACTTTGACTGCTGCCTCGTGTCTCCTTTGATCGCCGAGTCGGACGACAAACTGGAACTGGTCATCAGTAGGAACCTACGGGCCTCGCCGTCCTGTACGGAACTTAACCAGGCAACGGAAGGGCTACTGGACTGGACCGAGCCCGTGCAAAACCACCGGGCCACAGAAATCGAGGCCCGAGACACATCCCAGACATTATAG
- the LOC111844331 gene encoding glutamate receptor-interacting protein 1-like isoform X1, whose product MDRFLGFVRQIRWSRRLKGKRYRPEEEYQEGYEDVYYYTSEHLHHEGPYSKSSHRQVDGSLSLRRQSIPEELRGTSLVELLKKEGCTLGLTVSGGVDKDGRPRVSNLRQGGIAARSDQLCIGDYIKSVNGINLAKFRHDEIISLLKNVGERVVLEVEYELPPASVQGSGVMFKNVEVTLHKEGNTFGFVVRGGTHEDRSKSRPVVITNIRPGGPADREGTVRPGDRLLSVDGIRLQGCSHAEALSILKQCGQEATLLVEYDVSVMDSIASASGPLLVEVAKPAGSSLGVALSTSMYCNKQVIVIDKVKPASIADRCGALHAGDHILSVDGTSMEYCSLPEATQLLANACENVKMEILPHHQTPMALKTTEHVKVQRSARPLPWDTCPSSNGHTLPPHYNTYHPDQSRTQASKHHKSSNNPSLSSTFSPSSMSAYSLSSLSLGTLPRSMPPNSPRTNTMRRKLHRKDHKSSLSLASSTLGLSGQVVHTETTEVTLVSDSIMGFGIQLQGGVFATESMSSPPLIAYLDPDSPAERSGILQIGDRVLAVNGVPTEDSSLEETNQMLRNSAVGSRVTLEIEFDVAESVIPSSGTFHVKLPKKPGVELGITISAPSSRRPGDVLIISDIKKGSMAHRTGTLEVGDKLLSIDNIRLETCSMEDAVQILQRCEEVVKLKIRKDEDNSDEQENSGTIIYTVELKRYGGPLGITISGTEEPFDPIIISSLTKGGLAERTGAIHVGDRILAINSRSLKGKPLSEAIHLLQAAGESVTLRIKKQGELPSPKQQQGLNKLSSDMEDDVQVMGNLGKLSDSYSATLPSVDSAVESWDSSTIDTAISGQGEDCASGSSLHSPEGRNTHTLSSMSPVSSQKERPLQDLGQSFDKWEHITIGRAATLPSGRSSDSRFSMSHERTVPDQEESFWSQALEDLETCGQSGILRELEDKPDRLLDKRNLSILASMAGSTLSLNEGPPPRSHLGRQASLQERSPNRAQYGQYTHYNQGSRSHTLPTHPGHKPFSMRKTKQDVNDVSPMPVELHKVTLYKEAGAEDFGFSVSDGILEKGVYVSNIRPSGPAHLGGLKAYDRLLQVNHVRTRDFDCCLVSPLIAESDDKLELVISRNLRASPSCTELNQATEGLLDWTEPVQNHRATEIEARDTSQTL is encoded by the exons ATGAGGGGCCGTACTCAAAGTCCTCCCACAGACAGGTGGACGGATCATTGTCCCTGCGAAGGCAGAGCATCCCAG AGGAGCTCAGGGGCACCAGCCTCGTGGAGCTGCTGAAGAAGGAGGGCTGTACACTGGGCCTGACCGTGTCCGGCGGCGTGGACAAGGACGGCCGACCCCGTGTCTCCAACCTGCGGCAGGGAGGCATCGCCGCTCG GAGCGACCAGCTCTGCATCGGCGACTATATCAAATCGGTCAACGGGATCAATTTGGCGAAGTTCCGCCACGATGAGATCATCAGTCTGCTGAAGAACGTGGGGGAACGGGTGGTGCTGGAGGTGGAGTACGAGTTGCCCCCCGCCT CTGTGCAGGGCTCGGGGgtgatgtttaaaaatgtcGAGGTCACGCTGCACAAGGAGGGAAACACGTTCGGCTTCGTCGTCAGAG GGGGCACCCATGAGGATAGGAGCAAATCTCGGCCTGTCGTCATAACGAACATCAGGCCAGGTGGCCCGGCTGACAG GGAAGGCACCGTCAGGCCTGGGGACCGGCTGCTGAGCGTCGACGGTATCCGCCTGCAGGGCTGCTCGCATGCCGAGGCCCTGAGCATCCTGAAGCAATGTGGCCAGGAAGCCACGCTGCTTGTGGAGTACGACGTCTCTGTCATGG ACTCGATAGCCTCCGCCTCCGGCCCGCTGCTTGTGGAGGTGGCCAAACCGGCGGGATCTAGCCTGGGGGTAGCGCTGTCTACCTCGATGTACTGCAACAAGCAGGTGATCGTCATTGACAAGGTGAAGCCCGCCAGCATCGCGGACAG GTGCGGGGCGTTGCATGCTGGGGACCACATCCTGTCTGTCGACGGCACCAGCATGGAGTACTGCTCCCTGCCAGAGGCCACCCAGCTACTGGCAAATGCCTGCGAGAACGTCAAGATGGAGATTCTGCCTCATCACCAGACCCCGATGGCTCTCAAGACCACGGAGCATG TCAAGGTACAGAGGAGTGCCCGTCCCCTTCCCTGGGACACCTGCCCCAGCAGCAACGGGCACACCTTGCCCCCACACTACAACACCTACCACCCTGACCAGTCAAGAACCCAGGCCTCGAAACACCACAAGTCCTCCAACAACCCGT ccctgagcTCCACCTTCTCGCCATCCTCCATGAGCGCCTACAGCCTGAGCTCCCTGAGTCTGGGAACCCTTCCCCGCTCCATGCCTCCCAACAGCCCCCGAACCAACACCATGCGGCGCAAGCTGCACAGGAAGGACCACAAGAGCTCCC TGTCTCTGGCTTCCAGCACGCTGGGTCTGTCTGGTCAGGTGGTCCACACCGAAACTACGGAGGTCACCTTGGTCAGCGATTCAATCATGGGCTTTGGGATTCAGCTGCAGGGGGGTGTTTTTGCCACAGAATCCATGTCCTCCCCACCCTTAATCGCCTACCTGGACCCAGACAGCCCTGCGGAGAG GAGTGGAATCCTGCAAATCGGCGACCGCGTGCTGGCAGTGAACGGCGTCCCCACGGAGGACAGCTCCCTGGAGGAGACCAATCAGATGCTGCGTAACTCTGCCGTCGGCAGCAGGGTCACCCTGGAGATCGAGTTTGACGTGGCAG AGTCTGTCATCCCCAGCAGCGGCACCTTCCATGTCAAGCTTCCCAAGAAGCCCGGGGTGGAGCTGGGGATCACCATCAGTG CTCCGTCCAGCAGGAGGCCTGGTGATGTTCTCATCATCTCTGACATCAAGAAGGGCAGcatggctcacag gacGGGCACCCTAGAGGTGGGAGACAAGCTGCTGTCCATCGATAACATCCGCCTGGAGACCTGCTCCATGGAGGATGCCGTGCAGATCCTGCAGCGCTGTGAGGAGGTGGTCAAACTCAAGATTCGCAAGGATGAGGACAACTCAG ATGAGCAGGAGAACTCAGGCACCATCATCTACACCGTGGAGCTTAAGCGCTACGGCGGTCCCCTGGGCATCACCATCTCGGGCACCGAGGAGCCTTTTGACCCCATCATCATCTCCAGCCTGACCAAGGGTGGCCTGGCGGAGAG GACCGGCGCCATCCACGTGGGAGACCGTATCCTCGCTATCAACAGCCGCAGCCTGAAGGGCAAGCCTTTGAGCGAGGCCATCCACCTGCTGCAGGCCGCTGGGGAGTCCGTCACGCTGCGGATCAAGAAGCAAGGCGAGC TGCCCAGTCCCAAGCAGCAGCAGGGCTTGAACAAGCTTTCCAGCGACATGGAGGACGACGTGCAGGTTATGGGAAACCTGGGTAAGCTGTCCGACAGCTACTCTGCCACCCTCCCCAGCGTGGACAGCGCCGTGGAGTCCTGGGACAGCTCCACCATCGACACTGCCATCAGCGGACAGGGTGAAGACTGTG CCTCCGGATCCAGCCTCCACAGCCCCGAAGGAAGGAACACCCACACGCTGAGCAGCATGTCACCAGTGAGCAGTCAAAaagagcgccccctacaggaccTCGGGCAGAGCTTCGATAAATGGGAGCACATTACCATTGGCAG GGCCGCCACGCTGCCCTCCGGCCGTTCCTCTGACAGCAG GTTCAGCATGAGCCATGAGCGGACAGTGCCCGATCAGGAGGAGAGCTTCTGGTCACAGGCCCTGGAAGACCTAGAAACATGTGGGCAGTCAGGCATCTTGCGGGAGCTGGAG GACAAACCAGACAGGCTTCTGGATAAGAGAAACCTGAGCATATTG gccAGCATGGCAGGCAGCACCCTCAGCCTGAACGAGGGCCCTCCCCCACGTAGCCACCTGGGGCGCCAGGCCAGCCTACAGGAGCGCAGCCCCAACCGGGCCCAGTACGGCCAGTATACCCACTACAACCAGGGTAGCCGTAGCCACACGCTACCCACCCACCCTGGCCACAAACCCTTTAGCATGAGGAAGACGAAACAGGATGTGAACGACGTGTCTCCCATGCCAGTAGAACTGCATAAG GTGACTCTCTACAAGGAGGCGGGTGCTGAGGACTTTGGCTTCAGCGTATCTGACGGTATCCTAGAAAAGGGCGTCTATGTCAGCAACATCCGGCCGAGTGGCCCCGCCCACCTGGGCGGGCTGAAGGCCTACGACCGGCTGCTTCAG GTCAACCACGTCCGAACGAGAGACTTTGACTGCTGCCTCGTGTCTCCTTTGATCGCCGAGTCGGACGACAAACTGGAACTGGTCATCAGTAGGAACCTACGGGCCTCGCCGTCCTGTACGGAACTTAACCAGGCAACGGAAGGGCTACTGGACTGGACCGAGCCCGTGCAAAACCACCGGGCCACAGAAATCGAGGCCCGAGACACATCCCAGACATTATAG